Proteins encoded in a region of the Streptomyces sp. NBC_00310 genome:
- a CDS encoding MbtH family protein — protein MGIDDADTVFQVVINEQDQYSVWFADRAVPAGWSATGRTGSKQECLKHIEKVWTDMRPRSVRKRAA, from the coding sequence ATGGGTATCGACGACGCCGACACGGTCTTCCAGGTCGTCATCAACGAACAGGACCAGTACTCCGTCTGGTTCGCCGACCGGGCGGTGCCGGCGGGCTGGTCCGCCACCGGCCGGACCGGGAGCAAGCAGGAGTGCCTCAAGCACATCGAGAAGGTCTGGACCGATATGCGTCCCCGCTCGGTTCGCAAGCGCGCTGCCTGA